A stretch of the Oxyura jamaicensis isolate SHBP4307 breed ruddy duck chromosome 4, BPBGC_Ojam_1.0, whole genome shotgun sequence genome encodes the following:
- the MARS2 gene encoding methionine--tRNA ligase, mitochondrial: MFRPFRCRFPVSHPPPGRRSAASVGPGRRLLLSTPIFYANGPPHLGHLYSALLADALHRHRGLRGTGPGRLSTGTDEHGLKIQQAAAAAGTSPPELCAQVSALFRQALTQAAVSFTDFIRTSEPRHQRAVCHFWAALQQHGALYKGSYEGWYCTPDECFLPESQLAERTDTQGRTYKVSLETGHEVHWTKEENYMFRLSAFRDPLQKWLRDNPRAVSPDPFYQRVLHWLGDELPDLSVSRERSRLQWGIPVPGDSTQTIYVWVDALVNYLSVVGYPETHGEWWPAAHHIVGKDILKFHAVYWPALLMAAGLPPPEQILVHSHWTVRGQKMSKSLGNVIDPFACIGRYTVDGFRYFLLRQGVPERDCDYYDEKVVKVLNSELADALGGLLNRSTALSINPSNTYPYFSESCFPKVLDYRETKALGRASAEDYEFVVSVASLPLQVASYFEDFQIYKALECIALCVRQTNGFFQRHMPWKLNRNHPAEKLWLDTIIHVTLECLRVFGTLLQPVIPCTADKLLSRLAVEPEERCLSNLTFLPRYNGKPCPFEGRQLGPDTGVLFHRLEKPSQHQIENKRL; encoded by the exons atGTTCAGGCCCTTCCGCTGCCGCTTCCCTGTCTCGCACCCGCCGCCGGGCCGCCGCTCCGCCGCCTCCGTcgggcccggccgccgcctGCTGCTCTCGACGCCCATCTTCTACGCCAACGGGCCTCCGCACCTCGGGCACCTCTACTCCGCGCTGCTGGCCGACGCGCTGCACCGTCACCGAGGGCTTCGCGGCACCGGCCCTGGCCGCCTCTCCACAG GTACCGACGAGCACGGGCTGAAGATCCAACAAGCTGCGGCTGCGGCGGGAACATCGCCTCCGGAGCTCTGCGCCCAGGTTTCAGCTCTGTTCCGCCAGGCCTTGACCCAGGCAGCCGTCTCCTTCACGGACTTCATCCGCACCAGCGAGCCCCGCCACCAGCGAGCTGTGTGTCATTTTtgggctgccctgcagcagcacggtGCGCTCTACAAAGGGTCTTACGAGGGTTGGTACTGCACTCCAGATGAGTGCTTCCTGCCCGAGAGCCAACTCGCCGAGCGTACGGACACCCAGGGGCGCACCTACAAGGTGTCTTTGGAGACTGGCCATGAG GTGCACTGGACCAAAGAGGAGAACTACATGTTCAGGCTGTCTGCGTTCCGGGACCCATTGCAGAAGTGGCTCCGTGACAACCCCCGTGCCGTTTCACCCGACCCTTTCTACCAGCGTGTCCTTCACTGGCTGGGAGACGAGTTGCCAGACTTGTCTGTCTCTCGTGAGAGAAGCCGGTTGCAGTGGGGTATCCCTGTCCCCGGTGACTCAACGCAAACTATTTATGTGTGGGTAGATGCTTTAGTGAACTATCTGAGTGTCGTGGGCTACCCTGAGACACATGGTGAGTGGTGGCCTGCTGCGCACCACATCGTGGGCAAGGACATCCTCAAGTTCCATGCTGTCTACTGGCCAGCGCTGCtgatggcagcagggctgccaccCCCCGAGCAAATACTTGTGCACTCCCACTGGACTGTCCGTGGGCAGAAGATGTCCAAAAGCCTGGGCAACGTGATCGACCCTTTTGCTTGTATTGGACGGTACACGGTAGATGGATTTCGGTACTTCCTGCTGAGGCAGGGTGTACCTGAGCGCGATTGCGACTATTATGATGAGAAGGTCGTTAAGGTACTGAATTCAGAACTGGCAGATGCGCTTGGGGGACTTCTGAATCGGTCAACAGCCCTTAGCATTAACCCCAGCAACACTTACCCTTATTTCTCAGAGTCTTGTTTTCCGAAGGTCTTAGATTACAGGGAGACAAAAGCCTTGGGTAGGGCTTCTGCTGAAGACTATGAGTTTGTGGTGTCTGTGGCTTCTCTGCCTCTGCAGGTGGCTAGttattttgaagatttccaGATCTACAAGGCTTTAGAATGTATAGCCCTGTGTGTAAGGCAGACCAATGGTTTCTTCCAGAGACACATGCCTTGGAAACTCAACAGAAATCACCCCGCAGAGAAGCTCTGGCTTGACACCATCATCCACGTTACGCTGGAATGCCTGCGGGTCTTTGGGACTCTCCTGCAGCCAGTGATCCCATGCACTGCAGACAAGTTGCTTTCCAGGCTGGCTGTTGAGCCAGAAGAGAGATGTCTCTCAAATTTGACTTTTCTTCCACGTTACAATGGGAAGCCATGTCCCTTTGAGGGGAGACAGCTTGGACCTGACACTGGCGTCTTATTTCACAGACTTGAGAAGCCAAGTCAGC